The genomic interval GCCAGCGCCAGCACCTTGTCGGCGGTCTCCTCGTCGAGATTGCCGGTCGGCTCGTCCGCGAGCAGCAGGGTGGGCTTGATCGCCAGAGCGCGGCCGATCGCGACGCGCTGCTGCTGGCCGCCGGAGAGCTGCTCGGGATAGCGCTTCAGCAGCTTTCCAAGCCCGAGCCGCTCGATGAGCTCGCCGTGCCAGGCCCCATCATGCCGGCCGGCGATCCGCGCCTGGAAGGCGAGGTTGTCGTCGACCGACAGGCTCGGGATCAGATTGTATTGCTGGAAGACCAGCCCGAGCCGGTCGCGCCGGAGTGCCGCGCGGCCTGAGTCCGAGAGGCCGGTGATCTCGGTGCCTTCGAGCGCGATGATGCCGCCATCGGCGGCGTCCAACCCCGCGATCAGGTGCAGCAGCGTGCTCTTGCCGCTGCCGGATTCGCCGGTCAGGGCCACGCGCTCGCCGGCTTTGACGTCGAGATCGACGCCGCGCAGCACGTGGACCGGCTCGCCGGCTGAGGTGAAGGTCTTTGAGAGGTTCTTGATATGAAGCACGGTGAATAGCGTCTGACGGAATTGACCTTCATGTTGCGTAGCACACTTGCTGCGGAAATGCCGGGGTTGCGTTGCCACCAAGCCCGTTGCTAGCATCCGCGCCGGCCAAACCAAAAAAGTGCCAAAAAAGACAGGACGGGGGAGAGATATGAGCGTGCAAGCAACGCCCGGGACGCCGGGCGAGACGACGCCGAAGGGCGCCTGGACCATCACGTTTCTCCTGTTCCTGTTCATGTTGGTGAACTTTGCCGACAAGATCGTCGTTGGCCTCGCCGGCGTGCCGATCATGACCGATCTCAAGCTCGAGCCGGAGCAGTTCGGCCTGCTCGGGTCGTCCTTCTTCTTCCTGTTCTCGATCGCCGCGATCGTCGTCGGCTTCATCGTCAACAAGGTGCCGACGCGCTGGGTGTTGCTGGTGCTGGCGCTGATCTGGGCGCTGGCGCAGTTTCCGATGGTCGGCACCGTCAGCTTCACCACGCTGCTGATCTGCCGCATCATACTCGGCGCCGGCGAGGGGCCGGCGTTCTCGGTCGCGGCCCACGCCATCTACAAATGGTTTCCCGACGAGAAGCGCACGCTGCCGACCGCGATCCTGTCGCAGGGCTCGGCCTTCGGCGTCATCCTCGCCGTGCCGGCGCTGAACTGGATCATCGTCAACTATTCCTGGCACTACGCCTTCGGCGCGCTCGGCGTCGTCGGCCTGATCTGGGTCGCGGCCTGGCTCGCGCTCGGCAAAGAGGGGCCGCTCGAGAGCACGCACCCCTCGCTCGCGTCCGAGGTGAAGATTCCTTATCTTCAGCTCCTGACCTCGCGCACCTTCATCGGCTGCTGCGCGGCGACGTTTGGCGCCTATTGGGCGCTGTCGCTCGGGCTCACCTGGTTCACGCCCTTCATCGTCAAGGGGCTCGGCTTCTCGCAGAAGGAGGCCGGCTTCGTCTCGATCCTGCCCTGGGTATTCGGTGCCACCATCGTCAT from Bradyrhizobium arachidis carries:
- a CDS encoding ABC transporter ATP-binding protein, which gives rise to MLHIKNLSKTFTSAGEPVHVLRGVDLDVKAGERVALTGESGSGKSTLLHLIAGLDAADGGIIALEGTEITGLSDSGRAALRRDRLGLVFQQYNLIPSLSVDDNLAFQARIAGRHDGAWHGELIERLGLGKLLKRYPEQLSGGQQQRVAIGRALAIKPTLLLADEPTGNLDEETADKVLALARDLVARTGCGFLMVTHSLHLAATLDRHVTLHAGRVS
- a CDS encoding MFS transporter; translation: MSVQATPGTPGETTPKGAWTITFLLFLFMLVNFADKIVVGLAGVPIMTDLKLEPEQFGLLGSSFFFLFSIAAIVVGFIVNKVPTRWVLLVLALIWALAQFPMVGTVSFTTLLICRIILGAGEGPAFSVAAHAIYKWFPDEKRTLPTAILSQGSAFGVILAVPALNWIIVNYSWHYAFGALGVVGLIWVAAWLALGKEGPLESTHPSLASEVKIPYLQLLTSRTFIGCCAATFGAYWALSLGLTWFTPFIVKGLGFSQKEAGFVSILPWVFGATIVILAGWISQVMMARGSTTRIARGVLGSVPLVAGGLILAMMPYANSAGLQIAFLVVGSGLCGAIYVVCPPMLGEFTPVSQRGAVIAIYGAIYTLAGMIAPSVMGSVIQRAGSTLDGYLTGFTINAVVMVASGLLGLLLLWPNTERARLTRAAPQADALKSAVSPT